The following coding sequences are from one Vibrio syngnathi window:
- a CDS encoding LysR family transcriptional regulator, translating to MDINLDIQNILVIKRMYELRNVGLVAESLGKTSGAISKNLSKLKLQLDDPLFIQTKHGFEPTTFVETNIENFEQILSSVEAIKHQVFSPETYQGDIKIYANTLFWERFGSKLYFALSKEAPHAHYSFVRWGSNVRNRLIDGEESIAVHYFDETLPQSISQMEFGKGKVVFFVREDHPAKDFESLANYPIILFKTPGWNDNKYPILDRLRNIGFHVNPRVEVDHPAMIHDVVFKSDYFGITLNGSVPEGCRSIDLPEKLTIDVGYVMSCRRSQKDAPLNQWLFQMLKSTLKNKQA from the coding sequence GTGGACATCAATCTAGACATTCAAAATATCCTCGTCATCAAGCGTATGTATGAACTTCGCAATGTTGGACTGGTTGCGGAGTCGCTAGGAAAAACCTCTGGGGCGATCAGCAAGAACCTCTCGAAGTTAAAGTTGCAGCTCGACGATCCACTGTTCATTCAAACCAAACACGGGTTTGAACCCACGACTTTTGTTGAAACCAACATCGAAAATTTTGAGCAGATCTTGAGCAGCGTTGAAGCCATTAAACACCAAGTATTTTCGCCAGAAACTTACCAAGGTGATATCAAAATCTACGCAAATACCTTGTTCTGGGAGCGCTTTGGCTCGAAGCTCTACTTTGCTCTGAGTAAAGAAGCCCCGCATGCTCACTACTCATTCGTTCGGTGGGGAAGCAATGTGAGGAACAGGCTCATCGACGGCGAAGAATCCATAGCGGTTCATTACTTTGATGAAACCTTGCCACAGTCAATTTCTCAAATGGAATTCGGCAAAGGAAAAGTGGTGTTCTTCGTGAGAGAGGATCATCCAGCGAAAGACTTTGAGTCGCTCGCCAACTACCCAATCATTCTATTTAAAACCCCGGGATGGAATGACAATAAATACCCGATCCTTGATCGCCTTAGAAATATCGGATTTCACGTAAACCCAAGAGTGGAAGTCGATCACCCTGCGATGATTCACGATGTTGTGTTCAAATCCGACTATTTTGGTATCACCCTCAATGGCAGCGTACCAGAAGGCTGTCGTAGTATTGATTTGCCCGAAAAACTAACGATCGATGTGGGTTATGTGATGAGCTGCCGTCGTTCACAGAAAGACGCGCCTTTGAATCAATGGCTATTCCAAATGTTGAAATCCACCCTAAAAAACAAACAAGCGTAG
- a CDS encoding Dabb family protein — MNRKETGMIRHILLIKFKQDAEASEIEKLKGLFEAMPSKVEGVASVEWGLNDSPENKNQGYTHSVLMTFADEAGRQNYLPHPEHDALKDVFRPLLDDIIVFDYSL; from the coding sequence ATGAATCGAAAAGAAACGGGAATGATTCGTCATATTTTACTGATTAAGTTTAAACAAGATGCTGAAGCTTCTGAAATAGAGAAACTGAAAGGACTGTTTGAAGCGATGCCCAGTAAGGTGGAAGGTGTTGCCTCGGTAGAGTGGGGCTTAAATGACAGTCCGGAAAACAAGAACCAAGGTTATACCCATTCCGTTTTAATGACGTTCGCAGATGAAGCGGGGCGTCAAAACTATCTTCCGCACCCAGAGCATGATGCGTTGAAAGATGTATTTCGCCCTTTGTTAGATGACATCATCGTGTTCGATTACTCCCTGTAA
- a CDS encoding GNAT family N-acetyltransferase has translation MPDISLQLELASTDDIQQLQSSALSAFADDVEKYGAFPPNIESTEWFQAEVSKGNFYKVLYNCDYAGAICVECGEQSSIEIRYFYIDVEYQNKHIGSQAMSLIEHQYSHIANWTLFTPYQSYRNHHFYEKLGYIKVGEVQPDQSDEFKLFEYSKSHLS, from the coding sequence ATGCCGGATATCTCCCTCCAACTTGAACTTGCTAGCACTGACGATATCCAACAGTTGCAGAGCTCGGCACTCAGCGCATTTGCAGACGATGTGGAAAAATACGGTGCGTTCCCGCCAAACATAGAATCAACAGAGTGGTTCCAAGCTGAGGTTAGTAAAGGCAACTTTTATAAAGTGCTGTACAACTGCGACTATGCTGGGGCGATTTGTGTAGAGTGTGGTGAGCAGAGCAGTATTGAGATCCGATATTTCTACATTGATGTTGAGTATCAAAATAAACATATTGGTTCTCAAGCGATGAGCCTTATTGAACACCAGTATTCGCATATCGCAAACTGGACTTTGTTCACCCCTTATCAGTCCTACAGAAACCACCATTTCTACGAAAAGTTAGGGTATATCAAAGTCGGTGAAGTTCAGCCAGACCAATCAGACGAGTTCAAATTGTTTGAATATTCAAAGAGCCATTTAAGTTGA
- a CDS encoding MazG-related protein — MSEKVKVALKWLKELLDAEGVEYQIVGGLAATIHGGSREIADIDLYIHNFDANKVLAHVSQFISKPLTHYAEYGWDIEYFQLVYQDQKIEIGLSHNTKIQSALDGSWHQLEIDFSESVIKGYQGIELPVIPVHHLVEYKRILGREVDLIDIQELALAI; from the coding sequence ATGAGTGAAAAAGTGAAAGTAGCACTGAAGTGGCTCAAAGAACTCTTGGATGCCGAGGGTGTTGAGTATCAAATTGTCGGAGGGCTAGCTGCAACGATACATGGTGGCAGTCGTGAAATCGCAGACATAGACCTTTATATCCACAACTTCGACGCAAATAAGGTTTTGGCTCACGTATCGCAATTCATATCTAAACCGTTAACTCACTACGCAGAATACGGTTGGGATATCGAGTATTTCCAGTTAGTTTACCAAGACCAAAAAATTGAAATTGGTTTATCTCATAATACGAAGATACAGTCGGCTCTAGATGGCTCTTGGCATCAACTCGAAATCGATTTTTCAGAGTCAGTCATTAAAGGCTATCAAGGAATCGAGTTGCCAGTTATCCCAGTTCATCATTTAGTAGAGTACAAGCGAATATTAGGTAGGGAAGTCGATCTAATTGACATACAAGAACTGGCGTTAGCCATTTAA
- a CDS encoding MmcQ/YjbR family DNA-binding protein, protein MNYDEFNHFCGTFTGTSHVVQWGNSDVWKVGGKVFAIGGWSDGKKAAFTFKTSNLNYDFLSDCEGYKPAPYFANRGMKWIQQVETAGQLDDDLKYYLSESYRIVASGLSKRKQRELGIEHLSEPRT, encoded by the coding sequence ATGAATTATGACGAGTTTAACCATTTTTGCGGGACATTTACTGGGACGAGTCATGTCGTTCAATGGGGCAATTCAGATGTCTGGAAGGTGGGTGGTAAAGTCTTTGCCATTGGTGGTTGGAGTGATGGCAAAAAAGCAGCATTCACTTTTAAGACATCCAACTTAAATTACGATTTTCTCAGTGATTGTGAAGGCTATAAACCGGCTCCGTACTTTGCTAACCGTGGGATGAAATGGATACAGCAAGTTGAGACTGCCGGTCAATTAGACGATGACCTAAAGTATTACTTGTCTGAGTCTTATCGTATTGTTGCTAGTGGCTTAAGTAAACGTAAACAACGAGAGTTGGGCATAGAGCACCTATCTGAACCACGAACGTAA
- a CDS encoding SLC13 family permease, translating into MRPYIKYIIPILIPFIILVMPLSAFPFEGLTIIQQRVIAIFLLAALCWVFEPIPIYATSVVIIVLQLLMLSDKGLIFLRFEHGQEHFGELLKYSDIMATFASPIIMLFLGGFFLAMAATKYRLDVNLARVLLKPFGQDPKFVMLGLMLITGIFSMFMSNTATTAMMLSILTPVLAVFGPKDPGRIAFALCIPVAANIGGIGTPIGTPPNAIALKYLVGDNLITFGEWMAFGVPFVVIMMALAWFLIGFMYKADQKKIELSIKGKFLKTPKAIAVYVTFALTIILWLMGSSHGMNSYTVALIPVAVFSLTGIINKEDLKKISWDVLWLVSGGIALGLALDKTGLARLVVHSIPFDAYSPYVVLFGAAFLCLVMANFMSHTATANLLMPIMAALGSSMASLTPLGGELTLILVVTFAASLGMSLPISTPPNALAHATGHVQSNQMARIGIILGVVGVLLSFVMVWVLHSIGHIG; encoded by the coding sequence ATGCGCCCCTATATTAAATACATTATCCCTATTTTAATTCCTTTCATTATCCTCGTAATGCCGCTATCAGCGTTTCCATTTGAAGGTCTTACGATTATTCAACAACGCGTTATCGCGATCTTTTTATTAGCGGCATTGTGCTGGGTGTTCGAGCCTATCCCGATCTACGCGACGTCTGTTGTTATTATCGTTCTGCAATTATTGATGTTGTCGGATAAAGGGCTGATCTTTTTAAGGTTTGAGCATGGGCAGGAACATTTTGGTGAGTTGTTAAAATACAGCGATATCATGGCGACATTCGCCAGCCCAATCATTATGCTGTTTTTAGGTGGTTTCTTCTTAGCGATGGCTGCCACTAAGTATCGATTAGACGTAAACTTAGCTCGCGTGTTGTTGAAGCCATTTGGACAAGACCCGAAGTTTGTGATGCTCGGCTTAATGCTGATCACTGGTATCTTTTCGATGTTTATGTCTAACACGGCAACCACGGCAATGATGCTCTCTATTTTAACGCCGGTACTGGCTGTGTTTGGCCCGAAAGACCCTGGTCGTATAGCGTTTGCGCTCTGTATTCCTGTTGCCGCTAACATCGGTGGTATTGGTACGCCGATCGGTACCCCGCCGAACGCTATCGCACTTAAATATTTAGTTGGTGACAACCTCATTACGTTCGGTGAATGGATGGCATTTGGTGTGCCGTTTGTCGTTATTATGATGGCGTTAGCGTGGTTTTTAATAGGCTTTATGTACAAAGCTGACCAAAAGAAAATCGAGCTAAGCATCAAAGGTAAATTCCTTAAAACGCCCAAAGCCATTGCGGTATACGTCACTTTTGCGCTAACCATTATTCTTTGGTTAATGGGCTCGAGCCATGGCATGAACTCTTATACCGTCGCTCTTATTCCTGTCGCTGTGTTCTCACTCACAGGGATCATCAATAAAGAAGACCTGAAAAAGATTTCTTGGGACGTACTGTGGCTTGTATCAGGTGGTATTGCGCTTGGTTTAGCTCTCGATAAAACTGGCTTAGCAAGGCTCGTGGTACACAGCATTCCGTTTGATGCTTACTCACCCTATGTGGTGTTGTTCGGAGCGGCGTTCCTGTGTTTGGTAATGGCAAACTTTATGTCTCATACCGCAACGGCTAACTTGTTAATGCCAATTATGGCTGCATTAGGTTCGTCTATGGCTTCACTCACGCCACTAGGCGGTGAGTTAACGTTAATTCTGGTTGTGACTTTTGCTGCTTCATTAGGTATGTCGCTGCCAATCAGTACGCCACCGAATGCGTTGGCTCATGCCACAGGTCATGTGCAAAGTAATCAAATGGCCAGAATCGGTATTATTTTAGGTGTGGTTGGTGTGCTACTGAGTTTTGTTATGGTGTGGGTGCTACATTCAATTGGTCACATAGGATAA
- a CDS encoding ATP-binding protein, with translation MYQQKLEALIDRYFNQTERRVTCRAGNTIIEQSALNTRLYYVFSGELEGFYTEANAPRVRVFSAGSGAFIGVHSFFSGNWTASSTVVAKTDVELAWIDKDTPAEDERNFGPLTAQFTPVIVNELSRRQRRATQEAIAKQKALEKLHTAEQMTTLGQLAAGIAHELNNAIGVVNSKSGRLETVIMDLLEEVHPEASQFFDFGLMHGQKTSSSEARTRGRQFERKYGLDKNIARSFAKAIPIDASYATDVISKHWLKNPEEAIRFWQMGCDLHDLRLASRHTVGIVKSVKQLGRIDIDTEEAVDINDSINHALSLLQSELRRVSVRLSPADLPTFKGSKTELVQIWVNIVKNACDAMSNSDDAAIEIQTRLSKKRILVTITNNGPEIDEVTRRKVFQPNFTTKKGGLSFGLGLGLSIVKRIVAGYGGSIIVKSDASKTVFRIKLPIEGEHGEA, from the coding sequence TTGTATCAACAAAAGCTAGAAGCACTTATCGATCGTTATTTTAATCAGACAGAACGTCGGGTGACGTGCCGTGCCGGTAACACCATTATTGAACAATCAGCGTTAAACACTCGTTTGTATTATGTGTTTAGTGGAGAACTGGAAGGGTTTTATACCGAAGCGAATGCACCGCGAGTACGCGTGTTTAGCGCGGGTAGTGGGGCTTTTATTGGCGTTCATAGCTTCTTTTCAGGTAATTGGACAGCATCTTCAACGGTTGTTGCTAAAACCGATGTTGAGTTAGCGTGGATCGATAAAGACACGCCTGCAGAAGATGAACGTAACTTTGGCCCTCTTACCGCACAGTTCACACCTGTGATTGTCAATGAGTTGTCGCGTCGTCAACGCCGCGCAACACAAGAAGCGATAGCGAAACAAAAAGCGCTAGAGAAGTTACATACTGCTGAGCAAATGACGACCTTGGGTCAATTGGCTGCAGGGATTGCCCATGAGCTTAACAACGCTATTGGTGTAGTAAATAGTAAATCTGGTCGACTTGAAACGGTCATCATGGATCTACTTGAAGAAGTGCATCCAGAAGCCAGTCAATTTTTCGATTTTGGCTTAATGCATGGTCAGAAAACGTCGTCGTCAGAAGCGCGAACACGTGGGCGACAATTTGAAAGAAAATATGGTTTAGACAAAAACATTGCTCGCTCTTTTGCAAAGGCGATTCCAATTGACGCTTCATATGCAACAGACGTTATTTCAAAACATTGGCTGAAAAACCCGGAAGAAGCGATTCGTTTTTGGCAGATGGGCTGTGATTTACATGATTTACGTTTGGCATCTAGACACACCGTCGGCATCGTAAAATCGGTTAAACAACTTGGCAGAATTGATATTGACACCGAAGAAGCGGTTGATATTAACGACTCCATTAATCATGCCTTATCGTTGTTACAAAGTGAGTTACGACGAGTGTCTGTGCGATTGAGCCCTGCAGATTTGCCGACTTTTAAAGGCTCGAAAACAGAGCTCGTTCAGATTTGGGTCAACATTGTAAAGAATGCTTGCGATGCAATGTCGAATTCAGACGATGCTGCAATAGAAATTCAAACCAGATTAAGTAAGAAAAGAATATTAGTTACGATCACGAATAACGGCCCTGAGATAGACGAGGTGACTCGTAGAAAGGTATTTCAGCCCAACTTCACCACTAAAAAAGGTGGTTTATCGTTTGGATTGGGCTTGGGTTTATCAATCGTTAAGCGGATTGTGGCGGGTTATGGCGGAAGTATCATTGTGAAAAGTGATGCTTCTAAAACTGTATTTAGAATCAAGTTACCAATAGAGGGTGAACATGGAGAAGCTTAA
- a CDS encoding response regulator, with amino-acid sequence MEKLNLICVDDQREVLSAVIQDLEPLASWLNIEDCESAQEVLDLIDELDAEGEHITVIVSDHVMPGKTGVELLTEVFHDSRFPNTKKILLTGQATHTDTINAINAAGIDRYFEKPWQASTLVECIRTLVTEYIFDQGLDYTDYQNELDQQVVLRRLR; translated from the coding sequence ATGGAGAAGCTTAATTTAATCTGTGTCGATGACCAGAGAGAAGTACTGAGCGCAGTGATACAAGATTTAGAGCCGCTGGCGAGTTGGCTGAATATTGAAGATTGTGAATCAGCGCAAGAAGTGCTTGATCTCATTGATGAACTTGACGCAGAAGGCGAACACATTACCGTCATCGTGTCTGATCATGTGATGCCAGGGAAAACGGGCGTGGAGTTACTCACTGAAGTGTTCCATGACAGCCGCTTTCCGAATACAAAGAAAATTCTTCTTACGGGGCAGGCCACTCACACCGATACCATCAATGCGATTAATGCAGCAGGTATCGACCGTTACTTTGAAAAGCCTTGGCAAGCAAGCACGTTAGTTGAATGCATTCGCACTCTTGTCACTGAGTACATATTTGATCAAGGACTTGATTACACGGACTATCAGAATGAGCTCGACCAGCAGGTTGTATTGAGACGCTTGCGTTAG
- a CDS encoding DJ-1/PfpI family protein, with the protein MNIGIYIYNQAEVLDFSGPFEVFSTAKRLGAEDLNVFLISENAGPVIARGGFKVLADYSLNNHPKIDLLMVVGGVHTDEMNKRNVLDWLASASGSASQVVSVCTGAFLLAKAGLLEGLAVTTHWEDISDLALQFPGLDVISDKRWVTSEKFTTSGGISAGIDMSLHLVSVHYGLQFASKVARQMEYSWHECT; encoded by the coding sequence ATGAACATCGGAATCTATATTTATAATCAAGCAGAAGTTCTCGACTTCTCTGGCCCATTTGAAGTTTTCAGCACTGCAAAGCGTTTAGGTGCTGAAGATCTAAATGTATTCTTAATCTCCGAAAATGCGGGACCAGTTATAGCTCGTGGCGGTTTCAAGGTATTGGCTGACTATTCGTTAAACAATCATCCAAAGATCGATTTATTAATGGTCGTTGGTGGTGTGCACACTGACGAAATGAACAAACGAAATGTACTCGATTGGTTAGCTTCTGCTTCAGGTTCAGCCTCGCAAGTAGTGTCTGTTTGTACTGGTGCATTTCTTTTGGCTAAAGCTGGTTTACTTGAGGGATTAGCAGTCACGACTCATTGGGAAGATATTTCCGACTTAGCGTTGCAGTTTCCAGGTTTAGATGTGATCAGTGATAAACGATGGGTGACATCAGAAAAATTCACAACTTCTGGAGGGATTTCTGCAGGTATAGATATGAGCTTACATTTAGTATCAGTACATTACGGTCTGCAATTTGCCTCGAAAGTAGCGCGTCAAATGGAGTACAGTTGGCATGAATGTACATAA
- a CDS encoding tetratricopeptide repeat protein, with the protein MDTIIKQAIELRKEEKYQESRDLLATLLTDENYAAKAHLQIAWSYDNQGKERQAIEHYVLSLSGVLSSVERFDALFGLASTYRSLGLYAEALGYFEQTMAEYPDSIEVKPFYAMCLYNLGRHKDATSLLLELLVSTTNSEAIKEYQRAISLYAQDLDKTL; encoded by the coding sequence ATGGACACCATTATCAAACAAGCAATCGAATTGCGAAAAGAAGAGAAGTACCAGGAGTCACGTGACTTGTTGGCAACGCTACTCACTGATGAAAATTATGCCGCGAAAGCGCACTTGCAGATCGCGTGGTCTTACGATAATCAAGGTAAAGAGCGACAGGCGATTGAGCACTATGTGCTATCTCTGTCTGGCGTGCTTTCTTCAGTAGAGCGGTTTGATGCGCTGTTCGGTTTGGCGAGTACTTATCGAAGCCTTGGTCTTTATGCAGAGGCTTTAGGCTATTTCGAACAGACTATGGCTGAGTATCCTGACTCGATAGAGGTGAAACCTTTCTACGCAATGTGTTTGTACAATTTGGGTCGCCATAAAGACGCGACGTCGCTGTTACTTGAGCTTTTGGTATCTACGACTAATAGCGAGGCGATTAAAGAGTACCAACGCGCGATCTCTTTATATGCTCAAGACTTAGATAAAACCTTGTAA
- a CDS encoding methionine synthase, with amino-acid sequence MKTLLPTSTAGSLPKPSWLAQPETLWSPWKLEGDELTDGKQDALRVSLQDQQQAGIDIVSDGEQTRQHFVTTFIEHLNGVDFEKRETVKIRDRYDASVPTVVGPVSRQKSVFVEDAKFLRQQTDQPIKWALPGPMTMIDTLYDAHYQSREKLAWEFAKILNEEAKELEAAGVDIIQFDEPAFNVFFDDVNDWGIACLERAIEGLKCETAVHICYGYGIKANTDWKKTLGTEWRQYEEVFPKLQQSNIDIISLECHNSHVPVELLELVRGKKVMVGAIDVATNSIETPEEVADTLRETLKYVDADKLYPCTNCGMAPLPREIASAKLNALSAGAEIVRKELSE; translated from the coding sequence ATGAAAACATTATTACCGACTTCAACAGCAGGCAGCTTACCTAAGCCATCTTGGCTAGCACAGCCAGAGACACTTTGGTCTCCATGGAAACTGGAAGGCGACGAATTAACCGACGGCAAACAAGATGCGCTACGTGTGTCTCTTCAAGACCAGCAACAAGCTGGTATTGATATTGTGAGTGACGGCGAACAGACACGTCAGCACTTTGTAACAACCTTCATTGAACACCTGAATGGCGTGGATTTTGAAAAGCGTGAAACCGTTAAAATTCGCGACCGTTACGATGCGAGTGTACCAACAGTCGTTGGCCCTGTTTCTCGTCAAAAATCGGTTTTTGTCGAAGATGCTAAGTTCTTACGCCAGCAAACGGATCAACCAATTAAGTGGGCTCTACCGGGGCCAATGACCATGATAGATACGCTTTACGACGCGCATTACCAAAGCCGTGAAAAGCTAGCATGGGAGTTCGCAAAAATCCTTAACGAAGAGGCAAAAGAGTTAGAAGCGGCTGGTGTTGATATTATTCAGTTCGATGAGCCTGCGTTTAACGTATTTTTTGATGACGTGAATGATTGGGGTATTGCTTGTTTAGAAAGAGCCATTGAAGGGCTTAAGTGTGAAACGGCAGTTCATATTTGTTATGGCTATGGCATCAAAGCAAATACGGATTGGAAAAAGACACTAGGTACCGAATGGCGCCAATACGAAGAGGTATTTCCTAAGCTTCAGCAATCGAATATCGATATCATCTCATTAGAGTGTCATAACTCTCATGTTCCGGTTGAATTGCTTGAGCTTGTTCGAGGTAAGAAAGTGATGGTCGGTGCTATCGATGTTGCAACCAATTCTATTGAAACACCAGAAGAAGTTGCCGACACTCTACGAGAAACACTGAAGTATGTTGATGCCGATAAGCTCTACCCGTGCACCAACTGCGGCATGGCGCCCCTTCCTCGTGAAATTGCCTCAGCTAAGCTCAATGCGCTAAGCGCTGGCGCAGAGATCGTTCGTAAAGAACTTTCAGAGTAA
- a CDS encoding DUF1852 domain-containing protein has protein sequence MNTEFNFTIKSISLDENYQPADSTRITTNFANLARGDSRQANLRNALQMIDNSFNALAHWDNPKGDRYSVELEIISVDMDIESNGEAFPSIEVLKTNILDRKTNERIEGIIGNNFSSYVRDYDFSVRLLDHNKGQEKFSIPEDFGDLHGKLFKYFVNSDAYKKNFNKPPVICLSVSDNKTYYRTENQHPVLGFEYQPNESSLTEQYFKKMGLQVRYFMPPNSVAPLAFYFFGDLLNDYSNLELISTISTMGTFQKIYRPEIYNANAVAGNCYQPNLKNLDHSLTQIVYDREERSKLAIEQGKFAEETFIKPYQSVLENWSANYAL, from the coding sequence ATGAATACAGAATTTAATTTTACAATTAAGAGCATTAGCCTCGACGAGAACTATCAACCTGCGGACAGCACACGTATCACCACCAACTTCGCTAACTTGGCGCGTGGTGACAGCCGCCAAGCAAACTTGCGCAATGCACTGCAGATGATTGACAACAGTTTCAACGCATTAGCACACTGGGACAACCCAAAGGGCGACCGTTACTCTGTAGAGCTTGAAATCATTTCTGTTGATATGGACATTGAAAGCAACGGCGAAGCATTCCCTTCCATTGAAGTACTGAAAACTAATATTCTAGACCGTAAAACTAACGAGCGTATTGAAGGCATTATCGGAAATAACTTCTCTTCTTATGTTCGAGATTATGACTTTAGCGTACGTCTATTGGATCATAATAAAGGCCAAGAGAAATTCAGCATTCCAGAAGATTTTGGGGATTTACACGGCAAGCTTTTTAAATATTTCGTTAACTCTGACGCTTACAAAAAGAACTTTAATAAACCACCGGTTATTTGCTTAAGCGTGTCAGATAATAAAACCTATTACCGCACTGAAAACCAACACCCAGTATTAGGTTTTGAATACCAACCGAATGAGTCTTCTTTAACTGAACAATATTTCAAGAAGATGGGCTTACAGGTTCGTTACTTCATGCCGCCAAACAGTGTTGCACCTCTAGCTTTCTATTTCTTTGGTGATCTACTGAACGATTACTCAAACCTAGAGCTTATCAGCACCATCAGCACCATGGGTACATTCCAAAAAATCTACCGTCCTGAGATTTACAACGCGAATGCCGTTGCGGGCAACTGTTACCAACCAAACTTGAAAAACTTGGATCACTCGCTAACTCAAATCGTGTATGACCGAGAAGAACGAAGCAAATTAGCTATCGAACAAGGTAAATTCGCAGAAGAGACTTTCATTAAGCCATACCAGTCAGTTCTAGAGAACTGGTCTGCCAACTACGCGCTTTAA
- a CDS encoding sulfite exporter TauE/SafE family protein — protein sequence MSELLLLILYCALLGSGVGFLAGLLGIGGGLIIVPVLSSILLYLEVLPSDQVVVAAIATSLASILFTSTSSALAHHKNGNVPWDLAPWIMLGVALGALVSGFMAALLPEKVVRIVFAVSVVLIAIKMFLSSKNDAPKERKLPNKGVLTVLTTITGGLSAMIGIGGGALLVPLLTFFSVDMKKAIGCASACGIVIALFGSVGYISSGSSHFALTDGFAGFVYLPALLGIVCTSWFTAPLGAKATNHLPVPTIKKIFSVLLVVIAVSMVAR from the coding sequence ATGAGTGAGTTGCTGTTGTTGATTTTATACTGTGCATTATTAGGCAGTGGTGTTGGGTTTCTAGCTGGTTTGTTAGGGATTGGCGGAGGGCTGATCATTGTTCCGGTGTTAAGCAGCATTTTACTTTATTTAGAAGTTCTACCGTCTGACCAAGTTGTTGTCGCTGCGATTGCGACTTCCTTGGCCTCGATTCTATTTACTTCCACTTCTTCTGCGCTTGCTCACCACAAGAATGGAAACGTGCCTTGGGATTTGGCACCTTGGATCATGTTGGGTGTTGCTCTGGGTGCGTTGGTTAGTGGTTTTATGGCAGCCCTGTTGCCAGAAAAAGTCGTTCGTATTGTGTTCGCCGTGAGTGTGGTTTTGATTGCGATCAAGATGTTCTTAAGCAGCAAAAATGACGCACCTAAGGAACGAAAACTACCAAACAAGGGCGTACTAACAGTTCTAACAACCATTACAGGTGGCTTGTCTGCCATGATAGGGATTGGTGGTGGTGCATTGTTGGTTCCACTATTGACGTTCTTCTCAGTCGATATGAAGAAAGCCATTGGTTGCGCGTCGGCTTGTGGCATTGTCATCGCCTTGTTTGGCTCGGTAGGTTACATCAGTTCAGGCAGCAGCCACTTTGCTCTAACAGACGGTTTTGCTGGTTTTGTTTATCTGCCTGCGCTGTTGGGTATCGTATGTACCTCTTGGTTTACAGCTCCGTTAGGCGCAAAAGCCACCAACCATTTACCGGTTCCAACGATTAAGAAGATTTTCTCAGTACTGTTGGTTGTTATCGCAGTAAGTATGGTAGCTCGCTAA